In Parasegetibacter sp. NRK P23, a single genomic region encodes these proteins:
- a CDS encoding DUF3050 domain-containing protein, with the protein MNQYINRLRENIEPVRNAITAHPLYSAIRTPRDLQLFTEYHVFPVWDFMSLLKALQRSLTCVELPWVPVGSANTRYLINEIVTGEESDVDEHGQRISHFELYLKAMAQLGSDRRPMLQLLEELHVSTIEEILEKSALPAAVKSFLSFTFEVIRRGKPHEMAAVFTFGREDLIPDMFMEMVRGLDKSFPGQLTTFRYYLERHIEVDGDHHSILAMEMVSELCGDDLVKWDEATAVALKGLEQRLRLWDAVSERLSMFSPKNPQNNFAVSV; encoded by the coding sequence ATGAACCAGTACATCAACCGGCTCCGGGAAAATATTGAGCCGGTACGCAACGCTATCACGGCACATCCGTTGTATTCGGCTATCCGAACACCGCGCGATCTCCAGCTTTTTACCGAGTACCATGTCTTTCCTGTATGGGATTTCATGAGCCTGCTCAAAGCGCTCCAGCGCAGTCTGACCTGTGTGGAACTGCCCTGGGTGCCGGTGGGCAGCGCCAATACCCGTTACCTCATCAACGAAATTGTTACCGGAGAGGAAAGCGATGTGGATGAACATGGGCAGCGGATCAGCCATTTTGAACTGTACCTGAAAGCGATGGCCCAGCTCGGGTCCGACCGGAGGCCCATGCTCCAGCTGCTGGAAGAACTCCATGTTTCCACCATAGAGGAAATATTGGAAAAGAGCGCATTGCCGGCAGCGGTGAAAAGCTTCCTTTCGTTTACGTTTGAAGTGATCCGCAGGGGCAAACCCCATGAAATGGCCGCGGTATTTACTTTTGGCCGGGAAGACCTTATCCCGGATATGTTCATGGAAATGGTACGGGGCCTGGATAAAAGTTTCCCAGGCCAGCTAACCACGTTCCGTTATTACCTGGAGCGTCATATCGAAGTGGATGGCGATCATCATAGCATCCTGGCCATGGAGATGGTTTCTGAATTGTGTGGAGATGACCTGGTGAAATGGGATGAAGCTACGGCTGTTGCCCTGAAAGGATTGGAGCAGCGCCTCCGGTTGTGGGACGCGGTATCGGAAAGATTAAGCATGTTTTCCCCGAAAAATCCACAAAATAATTTTGCCGTGTCGGTTTAA